A stretch of Deltaproteobacteria bacterium DNA encodes these proteins:
- a CDS encoding branched-chain amino acid ABC transporter permease, which produces MFNEIVQTVLSGISIGCVYGLVALGFVLIFKATEVINFAQGELLMIGAFIGYSLVGVLHISYWAALLITVVIMGGMGMLLERTVLRSLVGEPVYAIVIVTIGLSIFFRSVVSMVPGWGTDTYGFKTPFTDKFIRSGELVVSWEYISIVVLTLILITVLFAFFRYSRMGTAMRATSQNQLAAVYMGISVTRVFSLTWTIAAALGGIGGILLAPITFVHMNMGFIGLKAFPAAVLGGFNSLPGAIVGGLIIGVTESLAGVYLPEGWKDIAAWIILIAVLIVRPQGLFGIQEKKKV; this is translated from the coding sequence ATGTTCAATGAAATTGTTCAGACGGTCCTTTCCGGAATCTCCATCGGATGTGTTTACGGTCTGGTGGCCCTGGGCTTCGTGTTGATCTTCAAGGCTACCGAAGTGATCAATTTCGCCCAGGGCGAATTGCTGATGATCGGCGCCTTCATCGGCTACAGCCTCGTTGGTGTGCTGCATATCTCCTACTGGGCCGCCCTGTTGATCACAGTGGTGATCATGGGGGGGATGGGCATGCTTCTCGAACGCACGGTGCTGCGCTCCCTGGTGGGGGAACCGGTCTACGCCATCGTGATCGTGACCATCGGCCTGTCTATTTTTTTCCGGAGTGTCGTCAGCATGGTGCCCGGATGGGGTACGGACACCTATGGGTTCAAGACCCCTTTCACGGACAAATTCATCCGCAGTGGGGAACTGGTGGTTTCCTGGGAATACATCTCCATCGTGGTTCTCACCCTGATTTTGATCACGGTCCTTTTTGCCTTCTTCCGCTACAGCCGCATGGGAACAGCCATGCGGGCCACCTCCCAGAACCAGCTGGCGGCCGTCTATATGGGTATCAGCGTCACCCGTGTTTTTTCGCTTACCTGGACCATCGCGGCCGCCCTGGGCGGCATCGGCGGCATCCTGCTGGCCCCCATCACCTTTGTCCACATGAACATGGGCTTTATCGGCTTGAAGGCCTTTCCCGCGGCGGTTTTAGGGGGGTTTAACAGTTTGCCCGGTGCCATCGTCGGCGGTCTGATCATCGGTGTCACCGAAAGCCTGGCCGGCGTCTATCTGCCCGAAGGGTGGAAAGACATCGCCGCCTGGATCATCCTGATCGCTGTTTTGATTGTCAGGCCCCAGGGCTTGTTCGGCATCCAAGAAAAGAAAAAGGTGTAG
- a CDS encoding enoyl-CoA hydratase/isomerase family protein: MAYRSLIEKTGDDFVGEITLNRPEQMNTFNTEMALELDQALQSLDARRDVRVIVVKGAGRAFCAGIDVGEMAGKSALEYRDWIERMETPLLRISRIGKPVIAQVQGVAAANGAGLVAAADLAVMAHNARLGLTAINVGLNCVGPVLPVARSVGRKRALELLLYGELIGADRAAEMGLVNRVVPKEDLETETHAWAVTLARKSPLAVQIAKKAYYSAEDLEYQKAFAYMNEAFARLCSTDDAKEGVNAFLEKRVPEWKER; this comes from the coding sequence ATGGCTTATCGTTCGCTTATCGAAAAAACCGGGGATGATTTCGTGGGGGAGATCACCCTCAACCGCCCGGAACAGATGAACACGTTCAACACGGAAATGGCCCTGGAGTTGGACCAGGCCCTGCAATCCCTGGATGCGCGCAGGGACGTGCGGGTCATCGTCGTAAAGGGCGCCGGGAGGGCTTTCTGTGCCGGAATCGACGTGGGCGAAATGGCTGGAAAGAGCGCCCTGGAATACCGGGACTGGATCGAACGCATGGAGACGCCCTTGTTGCGCATCAGTCGCATCGGCAAACCGGTCATCGCGCAGGTGCAGGGCGTGGCCGCGGCCAATGGGGCCGGTTTGGTGGCGGCCGCCGACCTGGCGGTCATGGCACACAATGCCCGGCTGGGCCTGACGGCGATTAACGTGGGGTTGAACTGCGTGGGGCCCGTCCTCCCGGTTGCGCGGTCCGTGGGGCGCAAAAGGGCCCTGGAACTTCTGCTGTACGGCGAGTTGATCGGGGCGGACCGGGCGGCCGAGATGGGCCTCGTGAACCGCGTGGTTCCCAAGGAAGATCTCGAAACAGAAACGCATGCCTGGGCCGTCACATTGGCCAGAAAGAGTCCGCTTGCCGTCCAGATCGCCAAAAAGGCGTATTATTCGGCGGAAGATTTGGAATATCAGAAAGCCTTTGCCTACATGAACGAGGCATTTGCGAGGCTGTGCAGCACCGACGATGCCAAGGAGGGGGTCAACGCCTTTCTGGAGAAACGCGTCCCCGAATGGAAGGAGCGTTGA
- a CDS encoding ABC transporter ATP-binding protein produces the protein MPVLKVRNIETYYGPIMAIKGVSFDVEEGAIVTILGANGAGKTTILKTISSVMDPEKGTIEFMGERIEGMPPEKIVARGIVQVPEGREVFHDLTVKENLMMGAFLRRDRGNLKRDLDMVYDYFPILQDRTAQLTGEMSGGQQQMVVIGRALMSQPKLLMMDEPSLGLSPRLVKEIYEIIERINSEHKTTILLVEQNAPMALSIASHGFVLELGRIVMDDTCEALLANEDVQEFYLGIKEESVRGTKRWKRRKKWR, from the coding sequence ATGCCCGTACTTAAAGTTCGCAACATCGAAACCTACTACGGCCCCATCATGGCCATCAAGGGCGTGTCTTTCGACGTGGAAGAAGGCGCTATCGTCACCATCCTGGGGGCCAACGGCGCCGGCAAGACGACCATTTTGAAGACGATCTCCTCGGTAATGGATCCGGAAAAAGGCACCATCGAATTCATGGGAGAACGCATCGAGGGGATGCCTCCGGAAAAAATCGTTGCCCGAGGCATTGTCCAGGTGCCCGAAGGCCGGGAGGTGTTTCACGACCTGACGGTCAAGGAAAACCTGATGATGGGCGCCTTTCTGCGCAGGGACAGGGGCAACCTCAAAAGAGACCTGGACATGGTCTACGACTATTTCCCCATTTTACAGGATCGCACCGCCCAATTGACCGGGGAGATGAGCGGCGGCCAGCAGCAGATGGTGGTCATCGGCCGGGCCCTGATGTCTCAGCCCAAGCTGCTGATGATGGACGAGCCGTCGCTGGGATTGTCGCCACGGCTGGTCAAGGAGATCTACGAAATCATCGAACGGATCAACTCGGAGCACAAAACCACCATCCTACTGGTGGAGCAGAACGCTCCCATGGCCCTTTCCATCGCCAGCCACGGTTTCGTGCTGGAGCTGGGCAGGATCGTTATGGACGACACCTGCGAGGCGCTCCTGGCCAACGAGGATGTCCAGGAGTTCTATCTGGGCATCAAGGAGGAAAGCGTTCGGGGAACGAAACGCTGGAAAAGACGCAAGAAGTGGCGATAA
- a CDS encoding branched-chain amino acid ABC transporter permease — MRFLMKTDYYEDIRLFKYGSTIFWYLTLVVGCVALPLVLDEYLLSQCTFICMYAVAAVGLMLLTGYTGQVSMGHAAFFAIGSYTSAILTAKGVPFLIALPAAGVMAAIVGVVVGRPILHLTGLYLAIATMGFAFIIDEVLVRWEGLTHGNMGFIVEPASIGPFMLDTEIRFFYLSLIVLILTLFAARNILRSPTGRAMIAIRDSEVAAEAMGINLAKFKTLAFAISAFFTGIAGSLYAHKIFFINPESYTIMLSVELLAIVIIGGLGSLHGTVFGSIFYISLPQLIIMSKDYLPAFVQNQTGLQPALFGLLIVLVMLFEPMGIYGRWLKIKFYFEMFPLYKKDSFKREKKYQKAERR; from the coding sequence ATGCGCTTTTTGATGAAAACCGATTATTACGAGGACATTCGCCTGTTCAAATACGGCAGCACCATTTTCTGGTACCTGACACTAGTGGTGGGCTGCGTGGCTTTGCCCCTGGTTCTGGACGAATACCTGCTTTCCCAGTGCACCTTCATCTGCATGTACGCCGTAGCCGCGGTCGGCCTGATGTTGCTAACCGGCTACACCGGCCAGGTCTCCATGGGACACGCGGCTTTTTTCGCCATCGGCTCCTACACCTCCGCCATCCTGACCGCCAAAGGGGTGCCCTTTCTTATAGCGTTGCCAGCGGCCGGCGTCATGGCCGCCATCGTGGGTGTAGTCGTCGGACGGCCCATCCTGCACCTGACCGGATTGTACCTGGCGATCGCCACCATGGGCTTTGCCTTCATCATCGACGAGGTCCTGGTGCGTTGGGAAGGCCTGACCCACGGCAACATGGGATTCATCGTGGAGCCCGCCTCCATCGGCCCTTTCATGCTGGACACGGAAATCCGCTTTTTTTACCTGAGCCTTATCGTATTGATCCTGACTCTTTTCGCGGCCCGCAACATCCTGCGCAGCCCCACGGGACGGGCCATGATCGCTATCCGCGACAGCGAGGTGGCGGCCGAAGCCATGGGCATCAACCTGGCCAAGTTCAAAACCCTGGCGTTTGCCATCAGCGCCTTTTTCACCGGGATCGCCGGCAGCCTTTATGCGCACAAGATCTTTTTCATCAATCCCGAGAGCTACACCATCATGTTGTCCGTGGAACTGTTGGCCATCGTCATCATCGGCGGCCTGGGCAGCCTCCACGGCACGGTCTTCGGGTCGATCTTCTATATTTCTCTGCCGCAGCTGATCATCATGAGCAAAGACTACTTGCCGGCATTCGTCCAGAACCAGACCGGTCTCCAGCCGGCCTTGTTCGGCCTCCTCATCGTACTGGTCATGCTGTTCGAGCCCATGGGCATTTACGGCCGCTGGCTCAAGATCAAGTTCTACTTCGAAATGTTTCCCTTGTACAAAAAGGATTCGTTCAAACGCGAGAAAAAATACCAGAAAGCGGAGAGGCGCTAG
- a CDS encoding ABC transporter ATP-binding protein, which yields MALFSANDISISFGGLKALNRINFEVQNGEIFGIIGPNGAGKTTIFNCINRFYDLDEGAFFLEGRDISKVKAHRIADMGIARTFQNIELFKNMTVLDNLILGRHRKRRSNILTEMIFLKPVQRQEIRSREKAEEVIDFLNLEAYREQLVANLPYGVQKTVELGRALAMDPKLLLLDEPTSGLNMEESEDLSFWLSDIKEELGITVLMVEHNMRFVKQTTDHLLAIDFGEVVAQGKTQTVLNDPEVMKAYLGEENART from the coding sequence ATGGCCCTATTCAGTGCAAACGACATCTCCATCAGCTTCGGTGGCCTTAAAGCCTTGAACCGGATCAATTTCGAGGTGCAAAACGGCGAAATATTCGGGATCATCGGCCCCAACGGAGCCGGCAAGACCACCATTTTCAACTGCATCAACCGCTTCTACGATCTGGACGAAGGGGCTTTCTTCCTGGAGGGCAGGGACATCTCCAAGGTCAAGGCGCATCGGATCGCCGACATGGGGATTGCGCGTACCTTTCAGAACATCGAGCTCTTCAAGAACATGACGGTGCTGGACAACCTCATTTTAGGGCGTCACCGCAAAAGACGTTCCAACATCCTGACGGAAATGATCTTTTTAAAGCCCGTGCAAAGGCAGGAGATCAGGAGCCGGGAAAAAGCGGAGGAAGTCATCGACTTCCTGAATCTGGAGGCCTATCGGGAACAGCTGGTCGCCAACCTCCCCTACGGGGTGCAGAAGACCGTGGAATTGGGCAGGGCCCTTGCCATGGACCCCAAACTGCTGCTCCTGGACGAACCTACTTCGGGCCTGAACATGGAGGAATCGGAAGACCTTTCCTTCTGGCTGAGTGACATCAAAGAGGAGTTGGGAATAACGGTCCTGATGGTTGAGCACAACATGCGTTTTGTCAAACAGACCACCGATCATCTGCTGGCGATCGATTTCGGCGAAGTCGTCGCCCAGGGGAAAACCCAAACGGTCCTCAACGATCCGGAAGTGATGAAGGCCTATCTGGGGGAGGAAAATGCCCGTACTTAA